In one Lolium rigidum isolate FL_2022 chromosome 3, APGP_CSIRO_Lrig_0.1, whole genome shotgun sequence genomic region, the following are encoded:
- the LOC124701787 gene encoding chaperone protein DnaJ-like isoform X2: MAAVLFLPANPNPPPNTTSSPRPPRPSTSGRLHSRPRLVPRRASARARTHLPAAFGRGSPAAAAAAAERGGKDYYSTLNIRRDATLREVKSAYRILARKYHPDMNKSPGAEEKFKEISAAYEFLSDEEKRSLYDRFGETGLHGNHGGGDFGAHEVDPYELFNAFFGSSDKIFGGMGPGRFHYSSNVKDNRGLDIRYDLLIPFKESILGCKREISIFRHETCGTCHGSGGKSNSITECTQCRGQGRSMKSQKTPFGIVSQISSCLNCDGSGKIITEHCTRCYGSGKVKVERSIEVEIPGGIQDGSAIRITGGGSVDKQRGVSGDLYISVCVKEREGIHRDGLNLYSNVTIDYTDAILGTTVKVETIEGWKDLYIPPGIQPGEKLKFALLGAPDIKRPSHRGDHNFVIKVKIPKNISDQARSLVEELAAIKGTPSISVPDDDNVNRGNLNKRSHHSSARKTLSFWGSVRNLFGGDGGDQRFASISAQSVIPRWTSQQGIHPAARLLEGCFMITTLIFVISRRGKFRICTKYDRATKAEQAEDGG; encoded by the exons ATGGCCGCCGTGCTTTTCCTCCCCGCGAACCCAAACCCTCCGCCTAACACCACATCGTCCCCCCGCCCGCCGCGGCCGTCCACTTCCGGCAGGCTCCACTCCCGTCCCCGCCTAGTCCCCCGTCGCGCCAGCGCCCGCGCCCGAACCCATCTCCCCGCCGCGTTCGGGAGGGGGTCgcccgcagcggcggcggcggcggccgagcgcGGAGGGAAGGACTACTACTCCACGCTGAACATCCGCCGCGACGCCACCCTGAGGGAGGTCAAGAGCGCGTACCGGATCCTCGCGCGCAAG TACCATCCAGACATGAACAAGAGCCCTGGGGCAGAAGAAAAATTTAAGGAGATAAGTGCTGCATATGAG TTTCTTTCGGATGAAGAGAAAAGATCTTTGTATGATCGATTTGGAGAAACAGGACTTCATGGAAATCATGGAGGTGGAGATTTCGGTGCACATGAG GTTGACCCATATGAACTCTTCAATGCATTCTTCGGTAGTTCTGACAAGATTTTTGGGGGCATGGGTCCAGGGCGATTTCATTACAGTTCAAATGTCAAGGATAACAGGGGGCTTGATATTCG CTATGATCTTCTCATTCCTTTTAAAGAATCAATCCTTGGATGCAAACGGGAGATCAGTATTTTTCGTCATGAAACATGTGGCACTTGCCATGGATCTGGAGGTAAATCCAATAGCATAACAGAATGTACACAATGCAGAGGTCAAGGCAGGTCGATGAAGTCTCAGAAGACACCTTTTGGTATAGTATCTCAG ATATCTTCTTGCTTAAATTGTGATGGCAGTGGTAAGATAATTACTGAACATTGCACAAGGTGCTATGGTTCAGGCAAAGTCAAAGTTGAACGAAGTATAGAAGTAGAGATACCTGGAGGTATACAGGATGGCTCAGCCATTCGAATTACTGGAGGAGGTAGTGTTGATAAGCAAAG GGGTGTCAGTGGTGACTTGTATATATCTGTTTGTGTTAAAGAAAGAGAAGGAATCCACAGAGATGGTCTCAATTTGTACTCCAATGTCACGATTGATTACACTGATGCAATTTTAGGAACTACAGTAAAG GTTGAGACAATAGAAGGATGGAAGGATCTTTATATTCCTCCTGGAATTCAGCCTGGAGAGAAGTTGAAATTTGCACTGCTGGGAGCTCCTGACATTAAGAGGCCTAGCCATAGAGGAGATCACAACTTTGTTATAAAGGTGAAGATCCCGAAGAATATCAG TGACCAGGCGCGTTCACTAGTTGAAGAGCTTGCTGCAATAAAGGGAACTCCGAGTATTTCAGTTCCTGATGATG ACAACGTAAACCGAGGAAACTTGAATAAGAGAAGTCATCATTCTTCGGCGAGGAAGACACTATCGTTTTGGGGATCCGTCAGGAATCTTTTCGG GGGTGATGGAGGGGATCAGAGATTTGCTTCAATCAGTGCACAGTCTGTTATTCCACGATGGACTTctcaacaaggaatacatccggcTGCCCGATTGTTAGAAGGATGCTTCATGATCACAACACTCATATTCGTTATAAGCAGAAGGGGTAAATTCAGGATTTGCACGAAGTATGATCGCGCAACCAAAGCTGAACAAGCTGAAGATGGAGGGTGA
- the LOC124701788 gene encoding uncharacterized protein LOC124701788 — MRPRPPPLPFHRSPRRQIPAACCLLLLLALLPLPSAAAKSSTRAITDNEIREKKNACYADIENGLWGFACRSSATEKENCVLRCASPECYNLIYGGDPLEEGELDYIRGQEYKYCMVKLSLGESLDGVKGSFNYS, encoded by the exons ATGCGTCCCCGTCCACCGCCGCTCCCGTTCCACCGGAGTCCGCGGCGGCAAATCCCCGCCGCCTGCTGCCTCCTACTCCTCCTCGCTCTCCTCCCACTGCCGTCCGCCGCTGCCAAGTCCTCTACCCGCGCCATCACC GACAACGAGATCCGGGAGAAGAAGAACGCCTGCTACGCCGACATCGAGAA CGGGCTGTGGGGGTTCGCGTGCAGGTCCTCGGCCACGGAGAAGGAGAACTGCGTGTTACGCTGCGCCTCGCCGGAGTGCTACAACCTCATATACGGCGGCGATCCG CTTGAGGAAGGGGAGCTGGACTATATCCGCGGGCAAGAGTACAAGTACTGCATGGTCAA GTTATCCCTTGGTGAAAGCTTGGATGGTGTGAAGGGGTCCTTTAATTATTCATAA
- the LOC124701787 gene encoding chaperone protein DnaJ-like isoform X1 — translation MAAVLFLPANPNPPPNTTSSPRPPRPSTSGRLHSRPRLVPRRASARARTHLPAAFGRGSPAAAAAAAERGGKDYYSTLNIRRDATLREVKSAYRILARKYHPDMNKSPGAEEKFKEISAAYEFLSDEEKRSLYDRFGETGLHGNHGGGDFGAHEVDPYELFNAFFGSSDKIFGGMGPGRFHYSSNVKDNRGLDIRYDLLIPFKESILGCKREISIFRHETCGTCHGSGGKSNSITECTQCRGQGRSMKSQKTPFGIVSQISSCLNCDGSGKIITEHCTRCYGSGKVKVERSIEVEIPGGIQDGSAIRITGGGSVDKQRGVSGDLYISVCVKEREGIHRDGLNLYSNVTIDYTDAILGTTVKVETIEGWKDLYIPPGIQPGEKLKFALLGAPDIKRPSHRGDHNFVIKVKIPKNISDQARSLVEELAAIKGTPSISVPDDDNVNRGNLNKRSHHSSARKTLSFWGSVRNLFGYMGDGGDQRFASISAQSVIPRWTSQQGIHPAARLLEGCFMITTLIFVISRRGKFRICTKYDRATKAEQAEDGG, via the exons ATGGCCGCCGTGCTTTTCCTCCCCGCGAACCCAAACCCTCCGCCTAACACCACATCGTCCCCCCGCCCGCCGCGGCCGTCCACTTCCGGCAGGCTCCACTCCCGTCCCCGCCTAGTCCCCCGTCGCGCCAGCGCCCGCGCCCGAACCCATCTCCCCGCCGCGTTCGGGAGGGGGTCgcccgcagcggcggcggcggcggccgagcgcGGAGGGAAGGACTACTACTCCACGCTGAACATCCGCCGCGACGCCACCCTGAGGGAGGTCAAGAGCGCGTACCGGATCCTCGCGCGCAAG TACCATCCAGACATGAACAAGAGCCCTGGGGCAGAAGAAAAATTTAAGGAGATAAGTGCTGCATATGAG TTTCTTTCGGATGAAGAGAAAAGATCTTTGTATGATCGATTTGGAGAAACAGGACTTCATGGAAATCATGGAGGTGGAGATTTCGGTGCACATGAG GTTGACCCATATGAACTCTTCAATGCATTCTTCGGTAGTTCTGACAAGATTTTTGGGGGCATGGGTCCAGGGCGATTTCATTACAGTTCAAATGTCAAGGATAACAGGGGGCTTGATATTCG CTATGATCTTCTCATTCCTTTTAAAGAATCAATCCTTGGATGCAAACGGGAGATCAGTATTTTTCGTCATGAAACATGTGGCACTTGCCATGGATCTGGAGGTAAATCCAATAGCATAACAGAATGTACACAATGCAGAGGTCAAGGCAGGTCGATGAAGTCTCAGAAGACACCTTTTGGTATAGTATCTCAG ATATCTTCTTGCTTAAATTGTGATGGCAGTGGTAAGATAATTACTGAACATTGCACAAGGTGCTATGGTTCAGGCAAAGTCAAAGTTGAACGAAGTATAGAAGTAGAGATACCTGGAGGTATACAGGATGGCTCAGCCATTCGAATTACTGGAGGAGGTAGTGTTGATAAGCAAAG GGGTGTCAGTGGTGACTTGTATATATCTGTTTGTGTTAAAGAAAGAGAAGGAATCCACAGAGATGGTCTCAATTTGTACTCCAATGTCACGATTGATTACACTGATGCAATTTTAGGAACTACAGTAAAG GTTGAGACAATAGAAGGATGGAAGGATCTTTATATTCCTCCTGGAATTCAGCCTGGAGAGAAGTTGAAATTTGCACTGCTGGGAGCTCCTGACATTAAGAGGCCTAGCCATAGAGGAGATCACAACTTTGTTATAAAGGTGAAGATCCCGAAGAATATCAG TGACCAGGCGCGTTCACTAGTTGAAGAGCTTGCTGCAATAAAGGGAACTCCGAGTATTTCAGTTCCTGATGATG ACAACGTAAACCGAGGAAACTTGAATAAGAGAAGTCATCATTCTTCGGCGAGGAAGACACTATCGTTTTGGGGATCCGTCAGGAATCTTTTCGGGTACAT GGGTGATGGAGGGGATCAGAGATTTGCTTCAATCAGTGCACAGTCTGTTATTCCACGATGGACTTctcaacaaggaatacatccggcTGCCCGATTGTTAGAAGGATGCTTCATGATCACAACACTCATATTCGTTATAAGCAGAAGGGGTAAATTCAGGATTTGCACGAAGTATGATCGCGCAACCAAAGCTGAACAAGCTGAAGATGGAGGGTGA